DNA from Tripterygium wilfordii isolate XIE 37 chromosome 4, ASM1340144v1, whole genome shotgun sequence:
GAcagcaaaaaagagagaaaaatgtgaaTTAGGCAAGGTAGAGAAGAGTAAGCCTACTTTTTGTCAGATCTTCCCCAAAAAGACTGCCAAAAAACAGGCCAATTCTTCTGAGCCTCATTCCAACCCAAGAGTGAGCCTTCTCTCATGGGGTCCCAGCTGGAGGATACAATACCATAACTCACACCCATCAGAGCTGttccaaagaagaagaatgacacTAACAAAGGCACCCATGTAGGAATATCAATTTTTAGAATCGCCTTCAGATAGTAAAACAAAGGGAAGAACAGCAGGCCAATAAATAGTGGAATCCCAACGGAAAAACCCATTCTACTTATCATTCTGTTAGTCACGATCTCTGGAATTACCCCTCTATCCCGTTCCTCCATTTCATTATAGTCGTTGTCATTGTCATCATCGTcgttgtcatcatcatcatcatcatcatcatcattgctGCTAGTCCTTGACTTCTTTCCCTTTTTCGATTTCTTAGGAGGTGGTCCAAAGCCTCTTGGACCTTTCAAGCTTGCATATAGAGGCATCATGTGTGCCAAGGGAGTTTGACTTTGGTGAAAATTGGCAGGGTAATTTGGTGCAAAACATAAGCAGGGCTTCATGATTTTCGTTTTTTGTTTACATTTACAAAAGCCGGCATCCCTAAGGTTTTCCATGCAACTGCTGGTGGAGAAGGTCCAAGACTTTTGATCCACATATAGTTGTTCATGGCTGCACTCAGTCTGTAACACCTTAGGCAAGTGAGTGTTCAATATTACAAACATCAAAGAGACACACCTATCAATCGTCAGAtgatattttaataataataacatttgGAATAAGAAGGTAAAATAATTCATGGTCGACATAAGTTGTCTAAGCAAAGAAGTGAACTTCAAATTCTGGTCTATTAAAAACATCTTGATATCTTCATGGTGGTAATCCCTTAGCCAGTTAGCCATAAGTGATATTTGTTAGAACTATTCTACAAAACTGAAGCTAGTTCTGTTACTTCTGTATACTTTCCGGGAAAGAATACTAAACTTAGCTTCAAAATCCCAATCTACATGCAATTCAAATGGAAGCACCAaattaagcaatcaaatgaCATGTCTATATTCAGTCAATGGTATCACTATCAGAGCTGAATCTTTACGCTTCTTTTAAGCAAATTTGCCAAATTAATAGTTCTAACTTTTAAGTACATGGATGAAATGATCCATCTCCTGATTTTGTACTGttcaagagagttgagaaatatattgatAAATAATGTCGAATTCCAAATAATCGAGTGTAAGATCTTGAAGAGAAACAGTATGCTGGAAAGGATATAGCAGAAGGAAATGCCAAGCTACCTCAAATTGCAGATACCATATTAAAAAAACGTTCGCAAAAGCTCAGGGCATTCATAAAAATGAACAGAGACAGAAGCACCATGAATGCGgaccagatttttttttttttttggggggcgGGGGGATAAAATTCATAATTCGATATCATCCATAAAAACATGCTGTCAAAAGTTCGGTGTAGATGTTTGAGCGCTTATTTCACGGAGCAAACTCTAAATAATTGAAGTACTCAATTATAAGAAGGGCACCATGATATGAAACAATTACTCAAAAAACCATACTATACTGGAAAAACTAGAAGATATGGGTTTTCCTTGTTTACTGCAAGGGGAAAGACTACCCTTCCCTGGATTTGCAAATTGGCTAAGTTGATTCAATGTCCGGAAGGAAACTGTTATAAGCGGTTGGAAACAGAAATATCTGTTTCAAAAATTTGTTCAACCACAAGTTAATGAACTTGGCAAACTCGGCATTGAATGAATTCATTTGATGCATTATCATTCCAAATTAATGAAACAAACTTCCTTACTCCATCAAACCAGAGCAACACCTAGACACCATTTCCCAATTaatcacacacacatacaaataaACCTACGGGTAATATCTGAGATGCTGGTACCAAATTCCATAACTGTTCAACAAAATCAAGGTCAAGATGATACATTTTCAATCAATTTGAGCATATACAAACACGGCATACAATCaggcacagagagagagagagtaattttACCTTGGAAAACGACGGGGGTCGATAAATCCTAAAGTGCCATGCTaatgatattgatgatgatggctTCACTATCCCTGCTACTACAGCCATTCCTGGTTCAAGACTAacctaaaaggctaaaactCCATGAAAGAGAAGCCACTGGAGGTCACCACTGATCAGTAATAGCAACGCCAACCGGGAAAGTGATAAGGTTGCAGCTTATGCTACTGTGAAGGGCGATTTTGATGGGCCGAGACTAGATTTCTAGAACTGATGGCCTGATGGGCGATTGGTGATGGCTACACTTTTTTTGGGCCGGGTCAGGCTATTTCTCAGATGGATTTGGACTCAGGCTTTCCCTTTCTTTGTGAGcctatttattgttattttattaattgacGAATAATAATTCCAAACAaagggttcttttttttttaaggctaAAATGTTTCTACGTAAaaaggttttatttttttttttatttttatggatgAGTGGGAGCAGGGAGGGGGAAATACACGAACACCGGAACacatgaaaatgttaaaaaaaataaaatgtagcTAACCTTTTAATTATGGACATTCGCTACATTTAAATCCTAAATACAGATTGTCCTAATTATTACAGtaagtaaaatataaatataccgagtcaattaatttttttatgcgAGCCCAccgtttcaactttcaagtaccACTTTTCATTCGATATAAggatttttctctcaaattttgttatttccTTTACCTTCCTGTCCTTCTCTGTAAAGTGTAAACCCACTAAACCGAAATTTACgatgaagaaaacaaaaccctGGAGAACTGCGATTTGTCCGATTGAAGGAAGAATTTAGCAAAACACTTGTATGCAGAGAGGATGCATACAAGTGTTTCGCTAAATTCTTATCTCAATTCCTTCAATTCGACAAATCTCAGTTGTATAAGTTTTCGTTTCCGATTTTTCAACTTGATTGTTCTATGAGCTCCTTCTGTTCCAAAGCAGAAAATGTCCAACACGTTCGAAATTTAATCAAAGATGAAGCGAGAAAATGGACGCCATAGACACAGTGTTCGATCCGCTCAGAGAGTGAGCCAATAAGAGCGAACGTCTCGTCAAGAGGTGCGACAAGTCCGATCGCAAAGGTATGAAAAGAACTTTTcgattttgatttgtttttaacGAAAGTTTGGTAGTTGCTAATCGTTCACGCGATTATGTATGGCGATGGTGTAGAATTCGCGAAGGTTACATTTCGTACAGATTTAGGGTTCGTTGTGACGGGATTCATCGCGTTCTTCGTGAAGATGATGTTCATCCCTATCAACAACATCATCGTTGGATCTGGCTAGGTAAACCTAATTCTTCTTTGTTTACGAtctatttgattgcttgattgGCTTTGGTGTGCTTTTCTTTTAGATTGTTACTTTTCATTCGGTCATTTTAAGTGTGTTTTATCGTCAATGGAATATTATATAATTCACGGTTCAGTGAACTCGCACGGATACGCGGATAGATTAATATAATCAAGATAACATCATATATTGGCTGGAAATTCTTAAATCAAATTATTGACACGATACTTCTCCCGAATCTCACAGAATAGGTCTCGCTCTTGCTGATCGATCTGCTAATGCCCCTTTCAGCATAACGTAGTTTGCCAGATCCGTCTCTTTTGTGGTCTGTTGTCTTGTCGTGGAGCCTCATCACACTCTCGCATTTGTGGAATGGGTCATGTTTGGTTTCTCTGTCTTTCTCTGCACATTGTAGTTTGTAATAACCTTAACTTGCAATTTCTCATTGGCCAAACAGAAGACTCTttctgagaaatttttttttgttacttaatatttaaatttattagCAGTAAGATCTACCTCTTAAATGACTATATTTCTTTGTGCTATAATTACATTAACGATTTGCTTCAATGTCCTAACATATTGCCTTAATCCACCTAGAActatattttcttaattatttttctgtGTACATTCAAAACTTAGTTTCCAGACTTGAGTTTGTCATCAAGATAATTTGAAATTTAGCTAAAGAAAATTTGGTGTTTAGCATTTTGGCTCTTTTGTTTCGTTTGTGATCTTATTTATGGTTAGTAATGTGGTTATCACCAATTTATGAACATTTTGTTGTTCAGCTTTTCTTATTGGTGTTGGATCTCACCCTTTTGTAATCTGAATGCAGTGCAGATGGAATCTCTAAAATATGCAGTGAAACAGACGTGTGCATCAATCTCTCATTGTAAATATGAATTGCTTGTCAACGAGTGCACAATTCATGAAGTGGTAAGGGATGCACGTCGCATGATATACGCGATATcctgctttcttttcttgtctgTGCTTTCTGATTTAGACAATTCCTTAAATCATTAGGAATCCCACGTCATGTGATATGTATGTTGAACTTCATTATGAGATCATAAACTTCAGATTAAAAGCAGAAATGGATTGTGTGTGCCAATCACCCAACTGTTCAACATTATGAGATCATAAACTTCAGATTATAAGCAGAAATGGATTGTGTGTGCCAATCACCCAACTGTAAATATGATCTGCTTATCAAACAATAACTGCACAATTTAATGAAGTGGGAAGCGCCATATGATGAACATGATGCCcattttcttttcatgtttatgcTTTCTGATTCGGACATAGAGGTTGAGGCCTTAGTACCATACTCTGATTACTTCGTTTAATCATTAGAAATTTCACATGTGCTTTGTCAATTAAGTTTTACATAGGTCCGCTCCATATAATGTAATATTACACTCTAGTGTTTCTgttattttgttgtggatatCTGCAATCTGTGATGCCATGATACTACTATTAGTTCGGCTGCAAAtcaaatcatcatcataatAATGATCAAAGCCTAATGgatatattatattttcaaaCCAACTTCTTGCATGTAAAGTTGTTGAAATTGAAATATTCATTCATATGATGTGATGTTGAACTTTTTCATGTTATACTGTTTTGCAAGAGTGCTATGCAAGCTTGAAATGGTCAACGAGATAGGGTGTAGGGatatatcttttcttttctttctttgtagtTTATTAATGTAGCTGTCTTTAATCTATGATTCTCTACTTTAAATAATGAATGATGAATAATCTAAACTAGGATTCACGAAAAGTTTATTCAATTAGTGGAGAAAATGATTGACATTCTTTAAAATGTTTAGGTTTGCTCTAGGCTTTAAGACCTGTTGGAAAATGGAAGTGTTTGTCGTTGCCTATGCATTGCTAGGAAAATGTTTCATGATCCTTGTATATGCGCATTTGaccaaaaatcttatttttaattaCAAGAGAAATACTGGACTTCAATTAAAAGAGATGAGGGGGTTTACGGAAGGAGAATGGGTTGAGGTAAGAAGAGATTTGATATCGAACAAGACCAGTAGCGTCCTATCTCCGATATCCTAAACTCTATGTTGACTCCTGTTTAAGACAAAAGTAATTATGCTGGCTAGATTCTCTGCCCACCTCCATGTTTTCTATGACGGTTTGAAcagaaaatattataaaaaagcGGCCACAACAACTTTTCCAGTAAACCTCTATTATcttgtttaattatttgatgAAACTTTTTATGTGTGCATACCATCACAATATTAGCTTTCCGCTAGTAACTtggttcttctctttttacaggGTTCCATATGCACAGTTAATGTAAATGACACAATCCACGCCATTCAGTGGTAtacctccctccctccctccccctCCCTCTTCCTCGCCCTCCCTCCTTCAGTCTCCCTCTGTAGTTGACATCCTATGTCAAAAGTTTACCTTTAGGACAGTCTAATTAAAGTTGTTCCATTAAGTGATTTCTAACTTCAACATGGCATATTCTAGTAATTGGTTATCAGAGCATCCCTGGTTGCAAGGATTgacatcataaaaaaaaatcccatctACCTACCTGGCACAAATAGCTAAATGTGATCCAGAGATCTTTTTCATTCAGCATCAGTCATTTTGGGCAAACACAAAGAGGAGAGTGTTTGGCCACCGGATCTCTAGTCTAATCTTGTAGACCGGTAATTCAAAATATCCAAGTCATTCTTTCCCCTGTAGAATAAATGGGCGTTCCTgttgttttgtgattttgaaCTGGATTATTTAATTGTCATCAATATTAtctggtgtttttttttaataataaagcAATGTTTTAGGGAAGGGAAACTAATAGAAGGGGCAATGAAAGATTTTATCAAACAATGTATTGACGAACATTGTCGGTTTTCGGGTGCCAGGGGAAAATGCCATTGCAATCAGTTGCTCAAGGGACTCGGCTTTATCCTAATCATGAAGGTTGGCTTTGATGTCTACGGTAAGGAGGATGGTTTAATGGTAAGTTTCATAGCAAGAGATTACAGGAACTTGGTCTTTAGTCCAGATATCATCAATTCATCCGGCTCATCTTGGATGTGAAGTGGTAGGTGGAAAAATGGTCTTCGATTGGGCTATAAATGAGATGCCTAGAAGAACATCAGGAATTTTTGGAACAAGGGCGTTTAATTGCCGTAACACGGTTATGCCtgttcaaaagaagaaaagaaccaattttaaaatttaggaatttgaaaacaaaaaagtaataaaagaactaGAAATTGCAATCCACGTTTGTCGAAAAATTGCGGTTTCGCAGCTGTTCAAGATAAGACTTGAAGAAGATAAAAAGTGAGGCCGTTGGAAATTTAGAACCTCTCTTATTGAGAGGTCACCTTTTGCCCAAAACCCACGAAAGGGGTGATTCATAACCCACTAAAGCTAGACAATTGGCACGCCGGCGCACATTGGGCGATAGGCAACCAAACTGGCTATTGGCCGGCAGACGTTGGGCGAAAGTGGCCCAAGGCTCATTTAAATTGGGTTATACACCGGCTGTTAATTGGGCTTTCTTCTAGATGTATGTGGGCGACTTGGCGTACGCCCAGAAAGTTGGGCTTTATTGATGGGCCCTAGATTTGTTTGGGCCTCTGTTTGGCCACATATCCACTAATTTGCGCCCAGCAAAAAATTGGGCTTTACTATTGGGCTTAAGATTGGGCCTTCGATCTGTTTGGGCTTGAGTAATTGGGCTCTAATATTGGGCCTATGTTTTTGGGCCCTATTTTAGGCCCAGAAAAGTCTGGGTTTATTATTGGGCCTTGATCTATTTGGGCCCTTGTATGGGCCACTATATCCATTAATTTGGGCCTATGATTTTTTGGTCTTGCTAAATATTGGGCTTTTTAGTGAGGCCCAATATAAAAATTGGGCTCAATTGTTGGGATTATGATTTCTTTGTTCGGTTACTTACCCTAGTAAATTTGAGCCCAAGACCCATTTGAATAGGCCTTTACTCTCGCTGTATATTGAGGCCTATGGTACTAGAACTTCATAGTTATTAGTTAAAACTCAGAAGGCCTTGAAGCCCAATAGATTTTGTTTGGTACTTTAGCCTATTCCTGTTTATTTTAGTCTACAGAAGATGCACCCAACTACGACCGACTACTACTTTTCGGCTTGGCCTAAGGTCCTTTCAATGTAAGAAATAAATGTCTATGTACTCGTTTTATAATCCGTCTATCCATTGGAGCATTTCTAATTATGATGATGGGGTTCTGATTTTCCtacatttatctttttttttcttaggcaGATGGGGTGGAGGAACTTAGCGTTTGAGGCTAAGACCTGATCATTTTTGTACAAAATAAGGCAACATGAAAGAAAAGCGCACATTCGTTCAGGACAACCAAGCATGCCGTAATACATGCAAAGTAGTGACAGCATGCAAATTACTATTTGTAGAATATACTATACATGACTGGCttcctacaaaaaaaaaatagaaaacgtcAGTCAATTATCCAGAGCATATACTACAGAAAAAGtaaatgaaattttcttaaTAAACAAACCCAAGAGCCCTTAAGTTCAATGTTATGGAAATTTAGATCAGAAGACATTGCAACAACAGACTAGCCTCAAATCATGATAGGAATCACATTTACAAATTAATAATGGCAAAAAAATGAACGGTTCAACTAGTTGTGAGAACTTCATATAATTTAGATATGTCACTCACTGAATTTCCCTTTGTCTTTTCccaaaataatttcttttttatcatcttCCCTATGGGTTGATGTATAGCCATTACTCATCACTTCAGCTAATCATCATCCAGAATGTCATCGCTTTAGAAAAAACAAATGAACTTTTTTATAACCAAACCCAAAATCCCTTTAGTTCAAGGTCATAACAAATACAAATTGTTCACCTACGGGAATTTAAAGCTACAAAAGAAGATATTGTGCATAATGTATTTAAGTACTAAATAACCAAAGGATGCAAACAGTCATATGCTAAAACTCACCAGTGAAAACAACCTTCAGAAGACACAAGCCTAAGTATTTTTACATCGTTATGCTCCATCAAGCCCTAAAGCTTGTCTGTACCATTCCATTAGTTTATGTCTCTACATGTAGGTACATAAGTACACGAATGCATGTCTATTGTTTATCCGATACTGGGGGTAGGGTTCTGGAAAATTGGTTGGCTTAGGAGGGAGCTAGATAGAGTCAGTCAACTAGCCCTAAGAACTTCTCAAGTCACTTAGAGGCTAGAGCCATATGCTACCAAATTATTCACTTCTCAACTAATTAACAAGGATGCCTTTTCAGCTATCAAATACTCTTTTTGCAGTAAAATCTGTTAGTTTTCCTGAGCTAGATGATATAAATCAATAACTTTTAACAACTGATATCACAAATTCAACATAATTTGAGAGTTGCAGAAGAGAGCATCAAGCAGAGAAAGCACTTACTAGGGAATTTTTCTTTGTTAGTAGCTCGATCGAGATATCTCTAAGTTGCAGAAGTTCCAAAACGCTTCCTGAGACCATCAATTTCCCTCTC
Protein-coding regions in this window:
- the LOC119997513 gene encoding protein PAM68, chloroplastic, which gives rise to MAVVAGIVKPSSSISLAWHFRIYRPPSFSKTECSHEQLYVDQKSWTFSTSSCMENLRDAGFCKCKQKTKIMKPCLCFAPNYPANFHQSQTPLAHMMPLYASLKGPRGFGPPPKKSKKGKKSRTSSNDDDDDDDDDNDDDDNDNDYNEMEERDRGVIPEIVTNRMISRMGFSVGIPLFIGLLFFPLFYYLKAILKIDIPTWVPLLVSFFFFGTALMGVSYGIVSSSWDPMREGSLLGWNEAQKNWPVFWQSFWGRSDKK
- the LOC119995881 gene encoding uncharacterized protein LOC119995881, translating into MESLKYAVKQTCASISHCKYELLVNECTIHEVGSICTVNVNDTIHAIQWGKCHCNQLLKGLGFILIMKVGFDVYGKEDGLMVSFIARDYRNLVFSPDIINSSGSSWM